The following proteins come from a genomic window of Streptomyces sp. NBC_00539:
- a CDS encoding SpoIIE family protein phosphatase, whose protein sequence is MAALMVPAPVAPTRQVRIDHYSAVHVAAETARAVARECALPGAMPDQAAVVASELASNIDKHARDGVLYVQPLPLGGGLEVVAADRGPGIAEVARCLADGYTTTGTLGAGLGAVGRIATELAITSRTDTGTVVCARLALPGRREAARQPVGLVCLPAAGEEDCGDAAAVLDLGGARTALVVDGLGHGREAAEAAQAAVRSFRGAAEGTLPEIMAVMHRALRHSRGAAVALLRLRAGEAEYCGIGNVRMVALSPDEVHHRLTGQPGVVGWRMPAPRTHRVPLTASTTTALHTDGIDLRWAHTPPAHLLRLPAPLLAATVAHGYHRTRDDATVVAARAPDEPS, encoded by the coding sequence ATGGCGGCGCTGATGGTCCCCGCCCCGGTGGCGCCGACGCGCCAAGTCCGCATCGACCACTACAGCGCGGTGCACGTCGCGGCCGAGACCGCGCGCGCCGTGGCGCGGGAGTGCGCGCTGCCCGGCGCGATGCCCGACCAGGCGGCCGTGGTCGCCTCGGAACTGGCCAGCAACATCGACAAGCACGCCCGCGACGGTGTGCTCTACGTGCAGCCGCTTCCGCTGGGCGGCGGCCTGGAAGTGGTGGCCGCGGACCGGGGTCCGGGGATAGCGGAGGTCGCGCGGTGCCTGGCCGACGGTTACACCACGACGGGGACGCTCGGCGCCGGACTGGGCGCGGTCGGACGCATCGCGACGGAGCTCGCCATCACTTCGAGGACCGACACCGGCACCGTGGTCTGCGCCCGGCTCGCCCTTCCCGGCCGGCGCGAAGCCGCCCGGCAGCCGGTGGGACTGGTCTGCCTGCCGGCCGCGGGCGAGGAGGACTGCGGGGACGCCGCGGCAGTCCTCGACCTCGGTGGGGCGCGCACCGCGCTCGTGGTGGACGGCCTCGGGCACGGCCGTGAGGCGGCGGAGGCCGCCCAGGCGGCGGTGCGTTCCTTCCGCGGGGCCGCCGAGGGCACCCTCCCGGAGATCATGGCGGTCATGCACCGGGCGCTCCGGCACAGCCGGGGGGCCGCCGTCGCGCTCCTTCGACTGCGCGCCGGGGAAGCGGAGTACTGCGGGATCGGCAACGTCCGCATGGTGGCCCTCTCCCCCGACGAGGTGCACCACCGGCTGACGGGTCAGCCGGGGGTGGTCGGCTGGCGGATGCCCGCCCCGCGCACCCACCGCGTCCCGCTGACCGCGTCGACCACCACCGCGCTGCACACCGACGGCATCGACCTGCGGTGGGCGCACACCCCGCCCGCTCACCTGCTGCGCCTGCCCGCCCCGCTGCTCGCCGCCACGGTCGCGCACGGCTACCACCGCACCCGCGACGACGCCACCGTGGTGGCGGCCAGAGCCCCCGACGAGCCGTCATGA
- a CDS encoding ATP-binding protein, with amino-acid sequence MAPLADGNRTVDGTDTTAADASGTQPVRLSLATEDDLLAVRHAVRFAAVAAGFSLIDQTRVITAASELARNAYIHGGGGDLVVGPARAEGRTGLRLTITDRGPGIPDVEAALADGYSTGVGLGHGLGGARRLMDEFEVRSTPGEGTTIVTTRWRR; translated from the coding sequence ATGGCACCACTGGCTGACGGCAACCGGACCGTGGACGGCACGGACACCACGGCGGCGGACGCCTCCGGCACGCAACCCGTCCGGCTCTCCCTGGCCACCGAGGACGATCTGCTGGCGGTCCGGCACGCCGTGCGCTTCGCCGCCGTAGCGGCCGGGTTCTCCCTCATCGACCAGACGCGGGTGATCACTGCGGCCAGCGAACTGGCCCGCAACGCCTACATCCACGGCGGGGGCGGGGACCTCGTGGTCGGCCCCGCGCGCGCCGAGGGCCGTACGGGGCTCCGGCTCACGATCACCGACCGCGGGCCGGGCATCCCCGACGTGGAGGCGGCGCTGGCCGACGGCTACAGCACCGGTGTGGGTCTGGGACACGGGCTGGGCGGCGCCCGTCGGCTGATGGACGAGTTCGAGGTGCGCAGCACGCCGGGCGAGGGCACGACCATCGTCACCACACGATGGCGGCGCTGA
- a CDS encoding STAS domain-containing protein: MSAHSSAHSGTHAGAPSCAVPILRLGDVLVTGLLNELDDKSAVAFAQELTERISADRARGVLIDISRLEIIDSFVARNLMELTSMARLLGARVIVAGMRPPVAITLVELGLELTGVETALHAEQGMAALGWVRAPQPREGAPHGTTG; this comes from the coding sequence ATGAGCGCACATTCAAGTGCCCACTCCGGCACACACGCCGGGGCCCCTTCCTGCGCCGTACCGATCCTGCGACTGGGCGACGTCCTGGTCACCGGGCTGCTCAACGAACTGGACGACAAGTCCGCCGTGGCCTTCGCGCAGGAACTCACCGAGCGGATCTCCGCCGACCGGGCCCGGGGCGTCCTCATCGACATCTCCCGCCTGGAGATCATCGACTCGTTCGTGGCGCGCAACCTGATGGAGCTCACGAGCATGGCCCGGCTGCTGGGGGCCAGGGTCATCGTGGCCGGCATGCGCCCCCCGGTGGCCATCACGCTCGTGGAACTCGGGCTGGAACTCACGGGCGTGGAAACGGCGTTGCACGCCGAGCAGGGCATGGCCGCGCTGGGCTGGGTCCGGGCCCCGCAGCCCCGGGAAGGGGCGCCGCATGGCACCACTGGCTGA
- a CDS encoding STAS domain-containing protein, translating into MVSSPTGAADVRRLVVESFKGRADDIADRWVVLQLERAPMDPANNERDLRYEADTLASALISALDTTLPVGQMANQHRELRDAVRELSLRRARAGAAPTATSLSVLALKEVLLDIVRDTIDDSALLLSAALLINQLLDAAGALSFATYAEGREEIIRRQSRQLLEVSTPVVRLWRQVVAVPLIGTLDTARTQVVMENLLQAIQDEDAQVAIIDITGVPTVDTAVAQHLMQTVRAVRLMGAGCIISGIRPTIAQTIAQLGIDLFDILTRATLAEALSEAMKITGGSAPAPSAPVSR; encoded by the coding sequence GTGGTCAGCAGTCCGACCGGTGCGGCCGATGTCCGCCGGCTCGTGGTGGAGTCGTTCAAGGGGCGCGCGGACGACATAGCTGACCGCTGGGTGGTGCTCCAGCTGGAGCGCGCGCCCATGGACCCGGCCAACAACGAGCGCGACCTGCGCTACGAGGCGGACACCCTGGCCTCCGCGCTGATCAGCGCTCTCGACACCACGCTGCCGGTCGGCCAGATGGCGAACCAGCACCGGGAACTGCGCGACGCGGTGAGGGAGTTGTCGCTGCGCAGGGCACGGGCGGGGGCAGCCCCGACCGCCACCTCGCTGTCGGTGCTCGCCCTCAAGGAAGTCCTGCTGGACATCGTCCGGGACACCATCGACGACAGCGCCCTGCTGCTCTCGGCGGCGTTGCTGATCAACCAGTTGCTCGACGCGGCCGGCGCCCTGTCCTTCGCCACGTACGCGGAAGGCCGCGAGGAGATCATCCGGCGGCAGAGCCGACAGCTGCTGGAGGTCTCGACACCCGTCGTACGCCTGTGGCGGCAGGTCGTGGCCGTGCCCTTGATCGGCACCCTGGACACCGCACGCACCCAGGTGGTGATGGAGAACCTGCTCCAGGCCATCCAGGACGAGGACGCGCAAGTCGCGATCATCGACATCACCGGGGTGCCCACCGTCGACACCGCGGTGGCCCAGCACCTCATGCAGACCGTGCGGGCAGTGCGGCTGATGGGAGCGGGCTGCATCATCAGCGGCATCCGGCCCACCATCGCGCAGACCATCGCGCAGCTGGGCATCGACCTCTTCGACATCCTGACGCGGGCCACGCTCGCCGAGGCCCTGTCCGAGGCGATGAAGATCACCGGCGGTTCCGCGCCGGCCCCGAGCGCCCCGGTTTCCCGATGA
- a CDS encoding PLP-dependent cysteine synthase family protein, with protein sequence MPTTSVHVTPAPPTPPAPYAPAPLPARRPADLVGRTPLLWVDEPFADTGRGFWAKLEGANPGGIKDRPALHMVARARARGDLADGAPVIESSSGTLALGLALAGITYGHPVTVVTDPGLEPSIRRALAAYRVHVDTVSEAHTAGGWQQARRDRVTELLHGHPGAWCPDQYNNPDNAAAYTGLAAELVTQLGRVDVLVTAVGTGGHSAGISAALRETSPALELIGVDSTGSAIFGQPAGQRLMRGLGSSIHPANVAHEAFAEVHWVAPEEAVTACRTLARHQYATGGWSVGAVALVAGWVARTRPAGTRIAAVFPDGPHRYLDTVYDDGWCHGHGLLGHALPDAPQEIGHPAERVVTSWTRCTDVTRPAPAPRTATALAAVR encoded by the coding sequence ATGCCCACCACCTCCGTGCACGTCACCCCCGCACCTCCCACACCTCCCGCCCCGTACGCACCCGCCCCCCTGCCCGCGCGCCGGCCCGCGGATCTCGTCGGCCGCACCCCGCTGCTGTGGGTCGACGAGCCCTTCGCGGACACCGGCCGCGGATTCTGGGCCAAGCTGGAGGGCGCCAACCCCGGCGGAATCAAGGACCGTCCGGCCCTGCACATGGTGGCCCGCGCCCGGGCCCGGGGCGACCTCGCCGACGGGGCGCCGGTCATCGAGTCCTCCAGCGGGACCCTGGCGCTGGGCCTGGCCCTGGCCGGCATCACGTACGGGCATCCGGTGACCGTGGTCACCGACCCCGGACTGGAGCCCTCGATCCGCCGGGCCCTGGCCGCGTACCGAGTCCACGTCGACACCGTCAGCGAGGCTCACACGGCCGGGGGCTGGCAGCAGGCACGCCGGGACAGGGTCACCGAACTGCTCCACGGGCACCCCGGCGCGTGGTGCCCCGACCAGTACAACAACCCCGACAACGCCGCCGCCTACACCGGGCTCGCCGCCGAACTGGTCACCCAGCTGGGCCGCGTCGACGTACTGGTCACCGCGGTCGGCACCGGCGGCCACTCCGCGGGGATCTCCGCCGCACTGCGCGAGACCTCCCCGGCGCTCGAACTGATCGGCGTGGACTCCACCGGCTCCGCCATCTTCGGGCAGCCGGCCGGACAGCGCCTGATGCGCGGCCTCGGCTCCAGCATCCACCCCGCCAACGTCGCCCACGAGGCGTTCGCGGAGGTCCACTGGGTCGCCCCCGAAGAAGCCGTCACCGCCTGCCGCACACTGGCCCGCCACCAGTACGCCACCGGCGGGTGGAGCGTGGGGGCGGTCGCGCTCGTCGCGGGCTGGGTGGCGCGCACCCGTCCCGCCGGGACCCGGATCGCCGCCGTCTTCCCCGACGGCCCCCACCGCTACCTCGACACCGTCTACGACGACGGCTGGTGCCACGGCCACGGCCTGCTCGGCCACGCCCTCCCCGACGCCCCGCAGGAGATCGGACATCCGGCGGAGCGGGTGGTCACCTCCTGGACCCGCTGCACCGACGTCACCCGCCCGGCGCCGGCGCCGCGCACCGCCACGGCGCTTGCGGCTGTCCGATGA